In Caproicibacterium amylolyticum, a genomic segment contains:
- a CDS encoding carbohydrate-binding protein: MPSIKLKVLNRQGNTLAASSMGERASLRHTAPYCEGDKIALETDTAGLFCVVQFEDSMAPALIFVKGISAEFCIPPEDNRKNYSPKSFTGSCHLIRARVAAKENLQMRHCLSYNPYDEHGEHGFFPHAAANVETRGEAVFAARNAIDGIFENTAHGAYPYQSWGINRDPNAQLTIDFGRKVTADEVRLTLRADFPHDNYWETAVLAFDDGSEEMLSLRKTGETQVFTLQPRTICKVTLRKLRMAEGESPFPALTQIELYGTEAEQ; this comes from the coding sequence ATGCCGTCAATCAAGTTAAAGGTACTCAACCGGCAGGGAAATACACTGGCGGCCAGCAGCATGGGCGAGAGGGCCAGCCTGCGGCACACGGCCCCCTACTGTGAGGGTGATAAAATCGCACTGGAAACTGATACCGCGGGACTTTTTTGTGTTGTACAGTTTGAGGACAGTATGGCGCCGGCACTCATTTTTGTAAAGGGAATCAGCGCTGAATTTTGTATTCCACCGGAGGATAACCGTAAAAATTATTCTCCTAAGAGTTTCACCGGAAGCTGCCACCTGATTCGCGCACGTGTGGCAGCAAAAGAAAATTTGCAGATGCGGCACTGTTTGTCTTATAATCCTTATGATGAACATGGAGAGCATGGTTTCTTTCCGCACGCTGCTGCGAATGTGGAAACACGCGGTGAGGCGGTTTTTGCGGCACGGAATGCGATTGATGGTATTTTTGAAAATACCGCGCACGGTGCATATCCATACCAAAGCTGGGGAATCAACCGTGACCCGAATGCGCAGCTGACCATCGATTTTGGCAGGAAGGTTACAGCGGACGAAGTGCGGCTGACATTGCGTGCAGACTTTCCGCACGACAATTATTGGGAAACAGCGGTGTTGGCTTTTGATGACGGAAGTGAAGAAATGCTTTCTCTGCGAAAGACCGGTGAAACACAGGTTTTTACTTTGCAGCCCAGAACGATTTGTAAGGTTACTCTGCGGAAATTAAGGATGGCAGAGGGGGAGTCGCCTTTTCCGGCTTTGACACAGATAGAATTGTACGGTACAGAAGCGGAGCAATAG
- a CDS encoding AraC family transcriptional regulator: MTAFSNCKEAVQHCITQKTFSVAYLFSEEKTMNLHVHDCYELYFSIAGGKKFLIGGQCYGIEPGDLFVINQYESHYLQQVDAMAHERIVLSIYPAYLQQLSSAQTDLTACFRRQNRAGENRLRLEKDAQKRFIYYVHKITSTRGFGEDLLSEAALVELMVLVNQKFLENQSITAEQPFQYNELVTKIIEYLNQHITQSLALDRLAAAFFISKSYLCRIFKLETGTTIVKYLTARRISIAKSLLAQGSSVTAACEDCGFNDYANFVKSFTKLVGISPKQYALGCASR; the protein is encoded by the coding sequence ATGACCGCATTCAGCAACTGTAAAGAAGCTGTACAGCACTGCATCACGCAAAAGACCTTTTCGGTCGCTTATTTATTCAGCGAAGAAAAGACCATGAATCTGCATGTGCACGATTGTTATGAGCTGTACTTTTCAATCGCCGGCGGCAAAAAATTTTTAATTGGCGGCCAATGTTATGGCATCGAGCCTGGGGACTTGTTTGTCATTAACCAATATGAAAGCCATTACCTGCAGCAGGTGGATGCCATGGCGCATGAGCGTATTGTACTGTCGATTTATCCTGCATATCTGCAGCAGCTTTCTTCTGCACAAACTGATTTAACAGCCTGTTTTCGCCGGCAAAATCGAGCCGGCGAAAACAGGCTGCGCCTTGAAAAGGATGCGCAAAAGCGGTTCATTTACTATGTTCATAAAATTACCAGCACTCGCGGCTTTGGTGAAGACCTGCTTTCCGAGGCGGCACTTGTGGAGTTAATGGTTCTGGTCAACCAAAAATTTCTGGAAAACCAGAGTATCACAGCCGAACAGCCATTTCAATATAATGAACTGGTAACAAAAATTATAGAATACCTAAACCAGCATATTACCCAGTCCTTAGCACTGGACCGGCTGGCTGCCGCCTTCTTCATCAGTAAGTCCTACCTTTGCCGCATATTTAAACTGGAAACCGGCACCACGATTGTAAAGTATCTCACTGCCCGCCGCATCAGTATTGCAAAATCTCTACTTGCCCAAGGCAGCAGTGTGACTGCCGCCTGTGAAGACTGCGGTTTTAATGACTATGCTAACTTTGTAAAGAGTTTCACCAAACTGGTTGGCATTTCCCCAAAGCAGTACGCACTTGGCTGCGCTTCACGCTAA
- a CDS encoding heparan-alpha-glucosaminide N-acetyltransferase, translating to MQNSTMQAAKPVRYEFLDALRGIILLSMIVYHTVWDLVNLFQISLPWYQGQGGFLWQQSICWGFILLSGFCWPFGHKPLKRGLTVFAAGLLVTAVTVLLMPNDRIVFGVLTFLGSAMLLMIPCEKILRKVPPVAGLICSMVLFLLLLNLKTGSIGIGGWKLATVPQQLYHGYFSTYLGFLDAGFYSADYFPLLPWILLFFVGYFLHRAVGKRGMEHQLLHVQIYPLNVLGKHTLILYMLHQPVIYLLLAAAFKKMP from the coding sequence TTGCAGAATAGTACAATGCAGGCGGCAAAACCAGTGCGGTATGAGTTCTTAGACGCTCTACGAGGAATCATTCTGCTGAGCATGATTGTGTACCATACTGTGTGGGACCTTGTCAATTTGTTTCAGATTTCACTGCCTTGGTATCAAGGTCAGGGTGGGTTCCTTTGGCAGCAGAGCATTTGCTGGGGATTCATTCTGCTTTCCGGCTTTTGCTGGCCATTTGGTCACAAACCGCTTAAACGTGGTCTCACAGTATTTGCCGCCGGACTGTTGGTTACTGCTGTAACCGTTTTACTTATGCCAAATGACCGTATCGTTTTTGGCGTTTTGACCTTCTTAGGTTCTGCAATGCTGCTGATGATTCCCTGTGAAAAGATTTTGCGAAAAGTTCCACCCGTGGCAGGGTTGATTTGCAGTATGGTTTTGTTTTTGCTGTTGCTGAATTTGAAAACTGGCAGTATCGGTATCGGCGGATGGAAGCTGGCGACAGTGCCACAGCAGCTATATCATGGTTATTTTTCGACTTATCTTGGATTTTTGGATGCTGGTTTTTATTCAGCAGATTATTTTCCGCTGCTGCCTTGGATCCTTTTGTTTTTTGTCGGTTATTTTTTGCATCGGGCAGTGGGGAAAAGGGGAATGGAGCACCAGCTGCTTCATGTGCAAATTTATCCGCTGAACGTTTTGGGAAAACATACCTTGATCCTTTATATGCTGCATCAGCCGGTCATTTATCTGCTTTTGGCAGCTGCGTTTAAAAAAATGCCGTAA
- a CDS encoding ABC transporter ATP-binding protein codes for MEPIIEFKNFTFKYRSQTEPTLYDINLRIFPGEKILILGPSGSGKSTLAHCINGLAPFSYAGTSTGDCLVNGRPVKEQGIFELSKTVGTVLQDTDGQFLGLTIGEDIAFALENDMVSQEEMYKRVNQAAEMVDLSGMLDHAPNALSGGQKQRVAIADVLVSDVNVLLFDEPLANLDPATGKHTIALIDDIQKKHGTTILIIEHRLEDVLWRDVDRIVVIGNGRITADTTPDKLLSGSLLSEQGIREPLYLSALKYAGCTIEEFAHPQHIETMNLSASCIENVRKWFTASPSLSKSPVAEPLLEVKDLCFGYTQNQPVLQNVSFKLHRGEMVSLVGRNGAGKSTLSSLICGFLQQSSGTILLNSKDISPLSIKERGDHIGLVMQNPNQMISKPMIYDEVALGLTARRIPDVEARPRIYEVLKTCGLYPMRNWPISALSFGQKKRVTIASILVLNPEIMILDEPTAGQDYRHYTEIMEFIKRLNQQVGVTILMITHDMHLMLEYTDRALVLAEGHLLADETPAQVLTDTQLAEKAYLKRTSLYDLAQRCGITDCSGFVERFIHYDRSLRTAKEEVQQ; via the coding sequence ATGGAACCTATCATCGAATTTAAAAACTTTACATTTAAATACCGCTCCCAGACGGAACCAACCCTGTACGACATTAACCTGCGTATTTTCCCGGGAGAAAAAATATTGATTCTTGGGCCCTCCGGCTCTGGGAAATCGACTCTGGCCCACTGCATTAACGGACTTGCTCCCTTTTCCTATGCCGGAACCAGCACCGGCGACTGCCTTGTAAACGGCCGCCCCGTTAAGGAGCAGGGAATTTTTGAGCTTTCAAAAACGGTGGGTACTGTTCTGCAGGACACCGATGGACAATTCCTTGGCCTGACGATTGGCGAGGATATTGCATTTGCACTTGAAAATGATATGGTTTCCCAGGAGGAAATGTACAAGCGTGTGAATCAGGCCGCAGAAATGGTGGATTTGTCTGGTATGCTTGACCATGCACCAAATGCACTTTCCGGTGGGCAAAAACAGCGTGTTGCCATTGCAGATGTACTGGTAAGTGATGTAAATGTGCTGCTTTTTGACGAACCGCTTGCCAACTTGGACCCTGCCACCGGCAAACACACTATTGCGCTGATTGATGACATCCAGAAAAAGCACGGTACCACCATTTTAATCATTGAACATCGGCTGGAAGATGTATTATGGCGTGATGTTGACCGCATTGTTGTAATTGGGAACGGCCGCATTACTGCCGATACAACTCCGGACAAACTGCTCTCCGGCAGCCTGCTCTCCGAGCAGGGTATCCGCGAGCCTCTGTATTTGAGTGCACTAAAATATGCTGGATGCACAATTGAAGAATTTGCTCATCCTCAGCACATTGAAACCATGAATCTTTCTGCTTCCTGTATTGAAAATGTACGCAAATGGTTTACCGCCTCCCCTTCCCTTTCCAAATCTCCAGTAGCGGAACCGCTGTTGGAAGTCAAGGACCTCTGTTTCGGTTACACGCAGAATCAACCCGTACTGCAAAACGTCAGCTTTAAATTGCATCGCGGCGAAATGGTCAGTCTGGTCGGCCGCAACGGTGCTGGAAAATCTACGCTTTCCAGTCTGATCTGCGGCTTTTTACAACAAAGCTCCGGCACAATCCTACTGAACAGCAAAGACATTTCTCCCCTTTCGATTAAAGAGCGCGGGGACCACATTGGTCTGGTAATGCAGAATCCAAACCAGATGATTTCCAAACCAATGATCTACGATGAAGTTGCCCTGGGCTTAACGGCACGCCGCATACCAGATGTAGAAGCCCGCCCCCGTATTTATGAAGTACTGAAAACCTGCGGTTTGTACCCAATGCGCAACTGGCCTATTTCTGCATTGAGCTTTGGGCAGAAAAAACGTGTGACCATTGCTTCTATTCTGGTGCTCAATCCCGAGATTATGATTCTGGATGAGCCAACCGCCGGTCAGGATTATCGGCATTATACGGAAATCATGGAGTTTATTAAACGGCTCAATCAGCAAGTCGGTGTTACCATTCTCATGATTACGCATGATATGCACCTGATGCTTGAATATACTGACCGCGCTTTGGTACTCGCGGAAGGGCACCTGCTGGCAGATGAAACTCCCGCACAGGTATTGACAGATACACAATTAGCAGAAAAAGCGTACTTAAAGCGTACAAGTTTGTATGATCTGGCACAGCGCTGCGGAATCACAGACTGCTCCGGTTTTGTAGAACGATTCATTCACTACGACCGCAGCCTGCGAACTGCAAAAGAGGAGGTGCAGCAATGA
- a CDS encoding glycoside hydrolase family 88 protein gives MQDFLTQEERKWAEDSFSKLSQKLEAECGRLKNKIPYIAEDGHYQIDWAEKDIAWWTNGFWGGILWQMYHATGKACYRNSAVHLEEQLDRALQDFTALNHDVGFMWMHTAVADYRLTGNHQSLVRGEHAASLLLGRFNPLGNYICAWNENRPGWMIIDCLMNLSLLYWAGEREKDPRFAAAACRHADTALEKLMRPDGSCSHIAILDPQTGELLETPGGQGYAAGSSWSRGQAWAVYGFAISYVHTEEIRYLDAAKRAAHYFLTNAAATEYLPLCDFRAPEKPIYYDATAGACAACGLLEIAKHVSETEKRLYQTGALRLLCALDERCCDWNPAHDGIVGNGKVDYHGGTEQQSLIYGDYFYLEGILRLLQKDFFIW, from the coding sequence ATGCAGGACTTTTTGACACAGGAAGAAAGAAAGTGGGCAGAAGACTCCTTTTCAAAACTTTCCCAAAAGCTGGAGGCGGAGTGCGGCCGACTGAAAAATAAAATTCCGTACATTGCCGAGGACGGACATTATCAAATTGACTGGGCGGAAAAAGACATCGCGTGGTGGACAAACGGTTTTTGGGGCGGTATTCTGTGGCAGATGTACCACGCAACTGGGAAGGCATGCTACCGGAACAGCGCGGTGCATCTGGAGGAACAGCTTGACCGTGCGCTGCAGGACTTTACGGCGCTGAACCATGACGTTGGCTTTATGTGGATGCACACAGCGGTTGCAGATTACCGGCTGACCGGAAACCACCAGTCACTTGTTCGTGGTGAACACGCGGCAAGCCTGCTGCTGGGGCGGTTTAATCCACTTGGCAATTACATCTGCGCATGGAACGAAAATCGACCGGGCTGGATGATTATTGACTGCCTGATGAATCTTTCACTGCTGTACTGGGCAGGGGAGCGGGAAAAGGACCCGCGTTTTGCCGCGGCAGCCTGCCGCCATGCGGATACGGCACTGGAAAAGCTGATGCGGCCGGATGGTTCCTGCAGCCACATTGCTATTCTTGACCCGCAGACCGGTGAACTGCTGGAAACGCCGGGCGGGCAGGGCTATGCCGCCGGTTCCTCCTGGTCACGCGGGCAGGCATGGGCGGTTTACGGCTTTGCAATTAGTTATGTACATACCGAAGAAATACGTTATTTAGATGCCGCAAAGCGTGCAGCGCACTATTTCCTGACAAATGCGGCGGCAACAGAGTATCTGCCGCTTTGTGATTTCCGCGCACCGGAAAAGCCAATCTATTATGACGCAACCGCCGGTGCCTGTGCAGCATGCGGCTTGTTGGAAATTGCGAAACATGTTTCAGAAACAGAAAAGCGGCTCTATCAGACTGGCGCACTGCGCTTGCTGTGTGCTTTAGATGAACGCTGCTGTGACTGGAATCCCGCACATGACGGCATTGTAGGAAATGGCAAGGTCGATTACCACGGCGGCACAGAGCAGCAAAGCCTGATTTACGGTGATTACTTTTATTTGGAGGGGATTCTGCGGCTGCTTCAAAAGGATTTCTTTATCTGGTAA
- a CDS encoding gluconate 5-dehydrogenase: MDCSQMFSLKGRVALITGAAYGIGFAIAEAYAAAGAKIAFNCRSQAHLDTALQAYHEKGIDAKGYLCDVTDEAQVQKLVQNIEQQLGAVDILVNNAGIIKRIPMTEMKAEEFRQVIDIDLNAPFIVSKAALPGMMQRKHGKIINICSMMSELGRETVSAYAAAKGGLKMLTKNIASEYGIYNIQCNGIGPGYIATVQTAPLRERQPDGSRHPFDQFIVSKTPQARWGTPEDLMGPAVFLASDASDFVNGHILYVDGGILAYIGKQP, encoded by the coding sequence ATGGACTGCAGTCAGATGTTTTCTTTAAAAGGGCGGGTTGCGCTGATTACCGGCGCAGCCTACGGAATTGGCTTTGCGATTGCGGAGGCTTATGCGGCGGCGGGGGCAAAAATTGCATTTAACTGCCGCAGTCAGGCGCATTTAGATACAGCACTGCAAGCCTATCATGAAAAAGGTATTGATGCCAAAGGCTATTTGTGTGACGTTACCGATGAAGCACAGGTACAGAAGCTGGTGCAGAATATTGAACAGCAGCTTGGTGCAGTCGATATTCTGGTGAACAATGCCGGCATTATCAAGCGGATTCCGATGACCGAGATGAAGGCAGAGGAATTTCGGCAGGTAATTGACATTGATTTGAATGCACCATTTATTGTTTCAAAGGCGGCGCTGCCGGGTATGATGCAGAGAAAGCACGGCAAAATCATTAATATTTGTTCTATGATGAGCGAACTGGGCCGTGAAACCGTTTCTGCCTATGCCGCAGCCAAAGGCGGGCTGAAAATGCTGACAAAAAATATTGCGTCGGAATACGGCATTTACAATATTCAGTGCAATGGAATTGGGCCGGGGTACATTGCAACTGTGCAGACAGCTCCGCTGCGGGAGCGTCAGCCGGACGGCAGCCGCCATCCCTTTGACCAGTTTATTGTGTCCAAAACACCGCAGGCACGTTGGGGTACGCCGGAGGATTTAATGGGGCCGGCTGTTTTCCTTGCATCAGATGCGTCTGACTTTGTGAATGGACATATTCTGTATGTAGACGGCGGAATTCTTGCTTATATTGGCAAACAGCCTTAA
- a CDS encoding DUF4854 domain-containing protein → MKKLLKNIALAAVAAAMVLSMTACGGTAPSASAAVSSSSTASVSSAESSQAESSSAADSSEDQENSEDTSAADTSSKFASLEEYVNSPEMQSQLSTLTASMAKQGLDIKVTGEGNKLIYTYTFTKAQKVDAKALSAALEKQSSTFENIASSLKLAANVENPVVVVRYLNADGSELVSREFKAA, encoded by the coding sequence ATGAAAAAATTACTGAAAAACATCGCCTTGGCAGCAGTCGCTGCTGCTATGGTTCTGTCTATGACTGCCTGTGGTGGTACTGCACCCTCTGCCTCTGCCGCGGTATCTTCCAGCAGCACAGCGTCTGTATCATCTGCAGAAAGCAGTCAAGCTGAAAGTTCCTCCGCAGCTGACAGCAGTGAGGATCAGGAAAATTCCGAAGATACTTCTGCCGCAGATACAAGCAGCAAGTTTGCATCTCTGGAAGAGTATGTAAACTCACCTGAAATGCAGTCACAGCTTTCCACGCTGACCGCTTCCATGGCAAAACAGGGTCTTGACATCAAAGTAACTGGAGAAGGAAATAAGCTTATTTACACCTACACCTTTACTAAGGCACAGAAGGTTGATGCTAAGGCACTTAGCGCTGCTCTGGAAAAACAATCCTCCACCTTTGAAAATATTGCCTCTTCCCTGAAGCTGGCCGCCAATGTTGAAAACCCGGTCGTAGTGGTACGCTATCTAAATGCAGATGGTTCTGAACTGGTCAGCCGTGAGTTTAAAGCTGCCTAA
- a CDS encoding energy-coupling factor transporter transmembrane component T family protein yields MNRRLLSYEEKDTWMHRLCGVTKLIFFLLWSITSMLTYDTRVLTVMLALSLLFFRISKTEWRQVSTVFKFILLFLCINLIAIFIFSPYQGTSIYGTQTLLCKFLPGHDITSEQLFYELNILLKYLTVVPTVFLFLVTTNPSEFAASMNRVGISYKASYAIAIALRYIPDIQDDYAKIKNAQEARGIEMSGKAKLGSRIRNTSAILFPLILSSMDRIDVVSNAMELRGFGKHKKRSWYMGRPLLRNDYLTLIFTVVFCTVALILTFSNGSRFYNPFVH; encoded by the coding sequence ATGAATCGACGTCTGCTGTCTTACGAAGAAAAAGATACCTGGATGCACCGCCTGTGCGGCGTTACCAAACTCATTTTTTTCCTGCTGTGGTCCATTACCAGCATGCTTACTTATGATACACGCGTACTGACAGTCATGTTGGCACTGAGTCTTCTTTTCTTTCGCATATCAAAAACGGAATGGCGGCAGGTCAGCACAGTTTTCAAATTCATTCTGCTGTTCCTGTGCATTAATCTGATTGCAATTTTTATTTTCTCACCTTATCAAGGAACCAGTATTTACGGCACGCAAACATTGCTCTGCAAATTTCTGCCGGGACACGATATTACTTCGGAGCAGTTATTTTACGAATTGAATATTCTGCTTAAATACTTAACGGTCGTACCAACGGTATTTCTCTTCCTTGTAACGACAAATCCAAGTGAATTTGCCGCTTCCATGAATCGCGTTGGCATCAGCTATAAAGCAAGCTACGCCATCGCGATTGCGCTCCGCTACATCCCTGACATACAGGATGATTATGCGAAAATTAAAAACGCTCAGGAAGCACGGGGAATTGAAATGAGTGGCAAAGCAAAACTTGGCAGCCGCATCCGCAACACCTCCGCCATCCTGTTTCCTCTTATCCTTTCCAGCATGGACAGAATTGATGTTGTTTCCAATGCCATGGAACTGCGTGGTTTTGGAAAACATAAAAAGCGCAGCTGGTACATGGGACGGCCGTTGCTGCGCAATGACTATCTGACGCTGATTTTTACAGTTGTATTTTGCACAGTAGCATTGATTCTTACATTTTCTAACGGCTCCAGATTTTATAATCCGTTTGTGCACTAA
- a CDS encoding DUF2264 domain-containing protein: protein MWKQYHFTEQDFSAKAFAQTSLLKLLEPLKSFYSESGARLSLGVTSTLYENDTIPMEAFARPLWGLVPFWAGGGKNEVFESIYRRGLAAGSNPKNPDYWHECHDYDQKFCEMAVIAYGMLFAREQVWNPLSEQEKANLTEWLWEINRHECCACNWQWFAILTNLALYKCGQPYSKERMESGLAMLESYYDQGGWYNDGNGGEKDYYNPFVMVSYGLFYSIFMGKEEPERCARFCQRAKEFAKDYIYWFSAEGPSIAYGRSMTYRFAQAEFFSISLLAGVEVLPLPVVKGILVRHLTWWLNQPIFDNAGVLTIGYAYPNLQMSESYNGPGSPYWALKAFAFLALPDDHPFWNAEAAPLPQLEKQKFLPNADMILQHGNGDAVALVPGRTQTDGHSHSIEKYSKFAYSAKYAFSIARSQMTLAELAPDSMLAFQVYGCCFVKNAAESTKISADGVVCSWSPIEGIQVTTHIVPNARGHLRIHEVTSNVDCTACDCGFAIPTDDRCEFSCKEQAAFAEVRSAGGYCKAEAGSANGCGKVLVPDPNTNLNAPKTAIPMVVYQIHKGTQELRTQITYFEQE from the coding sequence ATGTGGAAGCAATATCACTTTACCGAACAGGATTTTTCAGCGAAAGCGTTTGCGCAGACATCTTTGCTGAAACTTTTGGAGCCATTGAAATCGTTTTACAGTGAGAGCGGCGCACGACTTTCACTTGGCGTGACCAGTACCTTGTATGAAAATGATACCATTCCCATGGAAGCTTTTGCACGGCCGCTTTGGGGTTTGGTGCCGTTTTGGGCGGGCGGCGGCAAAAACGAGGTGTTTGAGTCAATTTATCGGCGCGGCCTTGCTGCCGGTTCCAATCCAAAAAACCCGGACTACTGGCATGAATGTCACGATTACGATCAAAAATTTTGTGAAATGGCTGTGATCGCTTACGGCATGCTGTTTGCACGGGAGCAGGTTTGGAATCCGCTTTCTGAACAGGAAAAGGCGAATCTTACAGAATGGCTGTGGGAAATCAACCGCCACGAGTGCTGCGCCTGCAACTGGCAGTGGTTTGCAATCCTTACGAACCTTGCACTGTATAAATGCGGTCAGCCTTACAGCAAAGAACGCATGGAGTCCGGACTCGCCATGCTGGAAAGCTATTATGATCAAGGCGGTTGGTACAACGATGGAAACGGCGGCGAAAAAGACTATTACAATCCTTTCGTTATGGTGAGCTATGGCCTTTTCTATTCCATATTTATGGGAAAAGAGGAGCCAGAGCGGTGTGCACGTTTTTGCCAGCGTGCAAAAGAGTTTGCTAAGGATTATATTTATTGGTTTTCAGCAGAGGGGCCGTCTATCGCCTATGGGCGCTCGATGACTTACCGCTTTGCGCAGGCGGAGTTTTTCTCTATCAGCTTGCTGGCGGGGGTAGAGGTGCTTCCGCTGCCGGTTGTGAAAGGAATTTTGGTGCGGCACCTGACATGGTGGCTGAACCAGCCGATTTTTGACAATGCGGGTGTACTGACTATTGGTTATGCCTATCCCAATTTGCAGATGTCAGAAAGTTACAATGGCCCCGGTTCACCGTATTGGGCTTTGAAAGCATTTGCATTCCTTGCTTTGCCGGATGATCATCCATTCTGGAACGCGGAGGCTGCACCGCTGCCGCAGTTGGAAAAGCAAAAATTTCTGCCGAATGCCGACATGATTTTACAGCATGGAAATGGTGATGCTGTGGCACTTGTGCCGGGGCGCACACAAACAGACGGACACAGCCATTCCATTGAAAAATACTCCAAATTTGCCTATTCCGCAAAGTATGCATTCAGTATTGCACGGTCACAAATGACTTTGGCGGAACTTGCGCCGGACAGCATGCTGGCCTTTCAGGTTTATGGCTGCTGTTTTGTGAAAAACGCGGCGGAAAGCACAAAGATAAGTGCTGATGGAGTTGTTTGCTCCTGGTCGCCGATTGAAGGGATTCAGGTTACAACACACATTGTTCCGAATGCACGCGGACACCTGCGTATTCATGAAGTAACCAGTAATGTAGACTGTACTGCATGCGACTGTGGATTTGCAATTCCGACAGATGACCGCTGTGAGTTTAGCTGTAAAGAGCAAGCGGCGTTTGCCGAGGTGCGCAGTGCAGGGGGATACTGCAAAGCCGAAGCGGGTTCAGCAAATGGCTGCGGCAAAGTGCTTGTGCCGGATCCAAACACCAATTTGAATGCACCGAAAACAGCGATTCCCATGGTCGTCTATCAAATTCACAAAGGCACGCAGGAACTGCGTACCCAGATCACGTATTTTGAGCAGGAGTGA
- the kduI gene encoding 5-dehydro-4-deoxy-D-glucuronate isomerase gives MDIRYSVNPKDVQRYNTEELRREFLIQNLYRPDEVTAVYSHVDRMVTLGCMPVHGQVFIDKGMNVWKNFGTAYFLERREIGIFNIGGSGRITADGVVYPLAYKDCLYITQGTKEVLFESDDSAFPAKFYMVSAPAHCAYKTRLITIQEAAKRPLGDTATSNKRVINQFIHPDVLQTCQLSMGMTVLEPGSVWNTMPAHTHERRMEIYTYFEVPENQAVFHMMGQGQETRHILVHNEEAVISPSWSIHAGAGTSNYTFIWAMGGENQAFDDMDNIAIADLR, from the coding sequence ATGGATATTCGCTATTCTGTGAATCCGAAAGATGTGCAGCGCTATAATACAGAGGAACTGCGGCGGGAATTTCTGATACAGAATCTTTATAGGCCGGATGAAGTGACTGCTGTTTACAGCCATGTGGACCGGATGGTCACACTTGGCTGTATGCCGGTGCACGGCCAGGTTTTCATTGACAAAGGTATGAACGTATGGAAAAACTTTGGCACTGCGTATTTTTTGGAGCGGCGCGAAATCGGTATCTTTAATATCGGCGGCAGCGGGCGCATTACAGCAGACGGCGTGGTTTATCCGCTGGCCTACAAAGACTGCCTTTACATAACACAGGGTACCAAAGAGGTCCTTTTTGAGAGCGACGACAGTGCTTTCCCTGCCAAGTTTTATATGGTTTCCGCACCGGCACACTGCGCGTATAAAACACGCTTAATTACCATTCAGGAGGCGGCAAAACGTCCGCTGGGCGATACAGCCACCAGCAATAAGCGCGTGATTAACCAGTTTATTCACCCGGATGTGCTGCAGACTTGCCAGCTCTCGATGGGCATGACGGTATTGGAACCGGGTAGTGTCTGGAATACCATGCCTGCACATACACATGAGCGCCGCATGGAAATTTACACATACTTTGAGGTACCGGAAAATCAGGCAGTTTTTCACATGATGGGGCAGGGGCAGGAAACACGCCATATCCTTGTGCACAACGAAGAAGCGGTTATCAGTCCATCCTGGAGCATCCACGCAGGCGCCGGTACCAGCAACTACACTTTTATTTGGGCTATGGGCGGCGAAAATCAGGCCTTTGATGATATGGACAATATTGCGATTGCAGATCTTCGATAA
- a CDS encoding ECF-type riboflavin transporter substrate-binding protein: protein MKSLKFGIREVVATGIGTALFVALTEVQIPVGFIPNTSLQPRAALLAFFAAVFGPVAGGIIGLLGHALGDALFYGSVWWSWVFPDALFGIIMGLFATKFAIKEGNFNKKNTILFNVVQVIANLVAWGALAPALDILIYAEPANKVFTQGICAFAANIIIIAILGTLISVAYTKIAGKSSSLKKEE, encoded by the coding sequence ATGAAATCTTTGAAATTCGGTATCCGTGAAGTTGTTGCTACAGGTATTGGTACTGCACTGTTCGTTGCACTGACAGAAGTACAGATTCCGGTAGGCTTCATCCCAAACACGTCCCTGCAGCCTCGTGCTGCTCTGCTGGCATTCTTTGCCGCTGTGTTCGGCCCAGTGGCAGGCGGCATTATCGGTCTGCTGGGTCACGCGCTCGGTGATGCGCTTTTCTACGGCAGTGTATGGTGGAGCTGGGTTTTCCCCGATGCACTGTTTGGTATCATCATGGGTCTGTTTGCAACGAAATTTGCCATTAAAGAAGGCAACTTTAACAAGAAGAATACGATTCTTTTCAACGTTGTGCAGGTAATCGCCAATTTGGTAGCATGGGGTGCCTTGGCACCTGCGCTTGACATCCTGATTTATGCTGAACCGGCTAACAAAGTCTTTACACAGGGTATCTGCGCATTTGCTGCCAACATTATTATTATTGCAATTCTCGGCACATTGATTTCTGTGGCATACACAAAAATTGCCGGAAAGTCATCCAGCCTGAAAAAAGAAGAATAA